The nucleotide sequence TCCGCGGTCCGCGGCCTGGGTCGGCTGCTGGTGCGCTGGGTCGGCCTTCCGCTGATCTGGGTGAGCCTCGGCCAGTGGTTCAAGCTGCTCGGGCTCCTGGCCAGCCTGCTGCTGGCCGGCCTGGCGGTCGCCCGCGACCACGAAGAGGACGAAGCCGGCGCCGAGCCCGATGACCGCCCACCCCCTGGGGGGCTGCCGGTGACCGGTGCCGTCGCGCCGTCCGCAGCCGCACCCACGCAGATCGCAGCCTCGCGACCGTTCCGGCTGCCCGGCCGCCTCGGGCTGTTCGCCGCGCGTCCAAGACTGGCCCAGTTCGCGGTCCGGCTGGTCGTGGTGGCCCTCGGCGCGTCGATGCTGATCCTGCCGACGACCTTCGCGGCCTTCGCCGCCACGACGACCAACGGCACCGAGACCTGGAGCGTCCCCAACTGGGACTACACCACCCAGGTCAACGCACTCGGCCCGTACCTGTACTGGAAGCTCGACGAGACCGGGACCCTCACCACGACAGCCGCCGACAGCTCCGGCAACGGTCGCACGGGGCAGTACAACGGCGCCCTGACCCCGAACGCCGCCACCACGTACTTCACCCGCGGGGTCGCCGGGGCGATGGTCACCGACACCCCCAGCA is from Actinomycetes bacterium and encodes:
- a CDS encoding LamG domain-containing protein; translation: SAVRGLGRLLVRWVGLPLIWVSLGQWFKLLGLLASLLLAGLAVARDHEEDEAGAEPDDRPPPGGLPVTGAVAPSAAAPTQIAASRPFRLPGRLGLFAARPRLAQFAVRLVVVALGASMLILPTTFAAFAATTTNGTETWSVPNWDYTTQVNALGPYLYWKLDETGTLTTTAADSSGNGRTGQYNGALTPNAATTYFTRGVAGAMVTDTPSSAVTLNSPNSCINTTSTTLVTAPTEATVVIWFKAPSTYTAGGKLAGFEKPRVGVAVPSTGTYDRHLYMDGSGRVWFGVYNGGYVTVESSAALNDGAWHMAVGTVGAAGTKLYIDGVLNASNTTNTAAEASTGVWRAGCGNLGGWGGSWTGANNPGTNTGVTADRPFQGSLDEFTVYTAQLADSDIAFLYWIR